From a region of the Osmia lignaria lignaria isolate PbOS001 chromosome 10, iyOsmLign1, whole genome shotgun sequence genome:
- the LOC117611667 gene encoding uncharacterized protein LOC117611667 encodes MKSHEAWERSIEFIEHHLIPEMVQDRCFCVPNSREFVELESAVVRLDEVSRTSEIYRATIVLLFSGEPCTISLLVKLLPEGMEQNTIAFDAFQNEEMFYSKMTLQYGTDFVPKSYLSDLGRYGRPVLVFEDLDAAGYLQVDGQLDDDHLKLCAKLLGKFHATGLRLKASEPNIFREFQAKLLEIVLNEETIERYEKRSSRMTDILESMPNSRLTGEVKRRLDNSPVETLKNVLGDVNDVSTICHGHFSHDNLLFKYENGKPIDAKVIDWQTMRYCSPAVDLGPILLYNVSHENGPSKVQEILTLYVDTVKSEYPEVPGEKLREDIADKFIFVCFVLSLQEHITDDELTRILLLVEKLYDSV; translated from the exons ATGAAGTCTCACGAGGCCTGGGAACGAAGCATCGAGTTCATCGAGCACCATCTGATCCCGGAGATGGTTCAAGATCGGTGTTTCTGCGTGCCGAATTCCAGGGAATTTGTCGAGCTCGAATCGGCCGTGGTTCGCCTGGACGAAGTGAGTCGAACCAGCGAGATTTATCGCGCGACGATCGTCCTCCTGTTTTCCGGCGAGCCTTGCACTATATCTTTGCTGGTGAAGCTGCTCCCCGAGGGAATGGAGCAGAACACGATCGCTTTCGACGCGTTTCAAAACGAAGAAATGTTCTATTCGAAGATGACGCTCCAGTACGGCACCGATTTCGTCCCGAAATCTTATCTGTCCGATCTAGGCAGGTACGGCAGACCGGTGCTCGTCTTCGAGGACCTGGACGCGGCTGGTTACTTGCAGGTGGACGGCCAATTGGACGACGACCACTTGAAATTGTGCGCCAAGCTTTTAGGAAAGTTCCATGCCACAGGCTTGAGATTGAAGGCCAGTGAACCGAATATCTTCAGAGAATTCCAAGCGAAATTGCTGGAAATAGTTCTCAACGAGGAGACGATCGAGCGTTACGAGAAGAGATCGTCCAG GATGACCGATATCCTCGAGTCGATGCCAAACTCACGATTAACGGGGGAGGTGAAGAGGAGGTTAGACAACAGCCCGGTGGAGACGTTGAAGAACGTGTTGGGAGACGTGAACGACGTGTCTACGATATGCCATGGTCATTTTTCACACGATAATCTGCTGTTCAAATACGAGAATGGGAAACCGATCGACGCGAAGGTGATCGACTGGCAAACAATGAGATATTGTTCACCGGCTGTCGACCTAGGACCCATTCTACTGTATAACGTGTCCCATGAAAACGGACCTTCGAAGGTGCAAGAAATTTTAACGTTGTACGTCGACACGGTGAAATCCGAATATCCAGAGGTACCCGGCGAAAAATTGAGAGAAGACATCGCGGACAAGTTCATTTTCGTCTGTTTCGTTCTATCATTGCAAGAGCACATCACTGATGACGAACTTACGCGGATCTTGTTGTTGGTCGAAAAATTGTACGATTCTGTTTAA
- the LOC117611669 gene encoding uncharacterized protein LOC117611669, which yields MGLTAVKALCDCNGTSLSTRQTLECYVSGKDLLPSCVPILKATVRTRCSARRMLISSCILIIIMAIIYCMSFANLRRPSLGIPFRRQSDPQPAADSHSPSETTIQASENTTEDIAEDIAEDIAEDIAEDTAEDTAEDADEADTENGDEEPPQEE from the exons ATGGGTTTAACCGCTGTAAAGGCCCTTTGCGATTGCAATGGCACCAGCCTGTCCACGCGTCAGACCCTCGAATGTTACGTATCGGGAAAGGATCTTCTGCCATCTTGTGTACCGATTCTAAAAGCCACAGTGCGAACAAGATGCAGTGCTCGGCGAATGCTGATCTCCAGCTGTATCTTGATCATTATAATGGCTATTATCTATTGCATGTCTTTCGCGAATCTGCGTAGACCTTCGCTAGGTATACCATTCAGAAGGCAATCTGATCCGCAACCTGCCGCGGATTCGCATTCACCATCGGAAACCACGATACAAGCTTCCGAGAACACTACCGAGGACATTGCCGAGGACATTGCCGAGGACATTGCCGAGGACATTGCCGAGGACACTGCCGAGGACACTGCCGAGGACGCAGACGAGGCCGATACCGAGAATGGTGATGAAGAAC CTCCTCAAGAAGAGTAA